Proteins encoded together in one Plectropomus leopardus isolate mb chromosome 19, YSFRI_Pleo_2.0, whole genome shotgun sequence window:
- the tlcd3bb gene encoding ceramide synthase, producing MLTILAAGSVFFPGLFLLSKQCLKSIPALRWSEGDAVIVSARLVSSVQAVMASSAGYIIASSCEDIIESQHWLTSTYIMFAVPYFVYDIYAMFMCYWYKLRVKGHEEASAAPQHMSTALTSYLRREFLMVLHHVVMVTVCFPVSVFWRQGKGDYFQGIMFMAELSTPSVCLGKILIQYKQQHTLLHKVNGALMLITFFICRVLLFPYLYYVYGRYASIPFHMVPLSVPWHCNLGAALLMAPQLYWFSLICRGALRLFTGTSRSQRPRPTTGAAKERQSDGNTLPQPANGYSTRSSEPELATH from the exons ATGCTGACCATTCTAGCTGCTGGGTCCGTGTTCTTTCCAGGCCTTTTCCTGCTATCCAAACAATGCTTAAAGTCAATCCCAGCGCTGAGGTGGAGCGAAGGAGATGCAGTCATCGTATCTGCCAG GTTGGTTTCATCAGTTCAGGCAGTCATGGCTTCTTCAGCTGGCTACATCATTGCTTCTTCCTGCGAGGACATCATCGAGAGCCA GCACTGGCTGACTAGCACTTACATCATGTTTGCTGTTCCCTACTTCGTGTACGACATCTACGCAATGTTCATGTGCTACTGGTACAAGCTACGGGTCAAAGGGCACGAGGAGGCCTCGGCAGCGCCGCAGCACATGAGCACAGCACTGACCAGCTATCTGCGTCGCGAGTTCCTCATGGTGCTGCACCATGTTGTCATGGTCACCGTCTGCTTCCCCGTCTCTGTG TTTTGGCGACAAGGAAAGGGAGATTATTTCCAGGGTATAATGTTCATGGCTGAGCTCAGCACTCCATCTGTCTGCTTAGGAAAAATACTCATCCAG TACAAACAGCAACACACTCTCCTGCACAAAGTGAATGGGGCTCTTATGCTGATCACTTTTTTCATCTGTCGAGTCCTCCTCTTCCCTTACCTCTACTACGTCTATGGAAG GTACGCGTCCATTCCCTTCCACATGGTTCCCCTGTCGGTGCCCTGGCACTGTAACCTCGGTGCTGCTCTGCTCATGGCCCCCCAGCTATATTGGTTCTCCCTAATTTGCAGGGGCGCCCTACGGCTATTCACAGGCACCTCCCGCTCTCAGAGACCACGTCCGACCACAGGCGCAGCCAAGGAGAGGCAGTCGGATGGTAACACACTGCCCCAGCCTGCCAACGGCTACAGCACACGCTCTTCAGAGCCTGAGCTGGCCACTCACTGA